The sequence attgttttttcctcactaagcACCagctcacagtaacacaaagatgttgaagacgagagcgaagcagcagattgttctgatCTTCTAAAATGGAGCGTTcacacagaggctgaaaacagctgctgcagccttgtCTGTATGAGAAGAGGACTGTACTTTTTCAACATTACATCATGGAACCCTGCTCTAATAGGACATCCAAACACAattatgaactttaaaatgaacataatatgggacctttaactgAATGCTTATGGTAACAAACTTGCCCCTTGGATTGTGGCTCTCAGAAGTGAACAGTTGCATACCTTTGGAAAAGATAACTCACTCACTTAGCCATGAGAAACCTGTTATCAACTCCATGGTGAATATCCCATCTCACATGACTGAATTATCGTCTTTCTAGTGTCACCACACTGGTGTTGTAAGAGTCCATTCTGTTGTGGTTAAAGCTAATCACTCATTTTTTCATTATAgcagttacatttttatttcacttgttGCACCATGacgattttttttgtctgtcattttattttgagatgTCTGTAATGCGTGTTTTTGTATTgtcagtgtgtgattgtgtggttcgttttgggggggaaaaaagacgATAATTCACTTATGAAGTCTCCTCTTCCCACCACCAGGGCAGAGTTATCATTCCCTAGACGGCCGGCTGAAGTTGGTGATCCAGCCTCAGTCCCAGCGGCTACACGTCGGAGAAAACCTGCAGCTGGAGTGTGGAGCCGTGGGACGGCCGATCCCTCGCTACCAATGGCACCGAAATGGAGTCCCGATCCCCAAAGCCACAAAGAGGAAACTCGTGGTGAGGACAGCTTGTTAGAGAGGTTTCATGATGTTACTGTTACAAAAAAATCTCCTTTggaaactttttctttttctttggaaaTTGTTTCTGTTTATAACTGTCAAACGTTAAAGAACATGGACTTGTAGCTTTTGTGACACATTAAAGTTTACCTTTACGATTCACACAATCGTTTCTAGCAACCATTGTTTAcgcttactttttttttttctaataaaaccTGCGTTTCAGATTCCTCATGTGATGCAGGATCAGCACGGCAGGTACCGCTGtgagatcagcagcagcactgagagaATGTGGACCAATGAAGTAGACATTGTGATAGGTATGTCACATTTCAGTACACTTTTTGACACCATATTTACAATCCAGTAAAACCACCTCAGTTTTCGTGATGTCTGAGTGATTATTTGCTCTGTTCTTGACTGAAAGCACCAAGGATATCTGTCCAGATTTCAGGGGCAATGGAGTGCTCTGAAGGTAGAGTTGAAAGGACTGGTGGTCGGTGTATGAAATGGCAATAGATAAACTATTAGAAGGAATcagctgcatgtgcatgttAATCATAACTTTGCTCACAACTCTAAATTGTTCCTGTAACAGCATACGGGTAATGATCCGGATTATTGTCCCATAAACACTAACAACCGCAAGGCTCACAGGGTTTGATCTCCAGGCTTCACATTCATGAatttttactttctctctcaATAAACTGTACATTTAAAGGTTGGCTGTACTCTGTATTtgtcttattgtcaacaaaacTAACAATGAATTGCCGTAGTGTTGTCAGAGGATCAGATCCATACAGCTCATTAATCTACACGGCGACTGTAGTTTATTCGGTCGGTCCCCATATTGAGCCGATCCCAACAAACCAAATGTGTGGAAAAGACGTTGGTTTGTGTGGGACTACGTGGGACACGTCATCAATGCTGAGAGGTAGTTTAAAATGTTGACAAGGTTAAGACAcaatgctgatgatgatgattttttatTCAGTAGGTTTTGAggttatagaaataatttttcaCAGATTGAGAAGCCCGACAGTGAGAAAACATGGTGAGAAAGCCACAATTAGCACCTTGACCTTGCACTGGCTTTCTTGTTGACAGTGGAGGGAATCAGAGTGTAGCTGATGATGGCCCTCCCTGCTTTCTTCACGGCTAAAAGCCcagattttagaaaaatatctGTCCTGCATTGCTTTGACGTTTGAGAACTAGGTCCAATCCCGCAGAACAAGGGATAAAAATGCTGTGCAGTCCTGCATAAAAGGTGACACCTGGTCGCTATCAGTCCCAAATACTCCATCCTGATACTGCTTTAAATACTCACAAGAGCACtaaatgcagctgaaaacagtCCCTAACAAATGCATTAATTACTGAGTAACATTTGCTGAATACTACAGTACTCAGCTGTTTTGGGAATTCCTGAACCTTTTTCACCATTGAAACCACATAAATGTGACCTAAAGATGCCACAGATGGGACAAAAGAGTTGAAAAGTATTGTTAGTTTTGGTCTGTTCATGGGATTcgttgacaataagaaaagtATAGATAGACAATAGACTAACACCGGCTTTAATATCTGGATTTATTTCTAATTAGTTGATTGcatgaaatgcatttttgcatGGAAATTAGACATCTATCCCACTATTGCTGTAAGGCTTACCTTCCCTTTGACTGATAATTTTTTCCTGTatcaaaagattaaaaaataacatgatggtaatgttattttatatttgattcCTAGATGATGTTTACGCCATAGGGGGAGGTAAGACTactcattaaatatttatacatGCCTGTTcaaacacatattttcattATGCAGCTCTTGCTACATGATCTTTTCTTGTCCTTACTGTGAAATTGTAATTTTAGGTTCCTGTGAATTTTTTCTCAATAGTATTCCAGATCAGCTTTATGGTGAGTGTCTTTTTGTGAATTATTCAAATCTGATCATGTCCATgttctctgtgtatgtgttttctaCTCATGTTAGTGGTAAATGTGACTATTGTAAGATCTTCTATATCGCCACTTCCCCTCTCGACACCAAAATCAAGATGTGAAACCTGTAGCTTTCTTGTAACATATGATATCAGCAGCTACACAGGAGAACAATATAACACGTCACAGCTTAATAAAGTCCAACAACACCAGAGAATAATACCTAAAAAACACCATAGAGCTTAATCAAGGAAAATTACAACCTTCACAAAGGTTGTTTTATGCTGCAGGGCTGATGTATTACATGACATCAAACAGCTATAAATGGTTGGTATTGAACATAATATgaccctcttcctctcctgcctgcATTTCTTTGTAATGGTCATTTCACTGAAATCTGAACTGCTATTATTATCAGTCACAAACATATTGAACATACTCTATATAAAGTTTGGTTCTTTATTGTTTCTAAAGGGGGATTTTCGTTCCTGCTGCAGcataaaaaaagagcagcaTGTATGTCATAAAAAGTAGAAGcaagacaaaaaataaaccaaaacacaacaaaaacacattaaataaaaaacaagaatcCACATTGAGATGGATCAATGTGGCAGGAAGATTCAATACCCCTCACctactgtgctgtgtgtctgttagttTATCGCAGATATATCTTATAATCAGCCATCATATTTATTGGCCAACCCATAAAAAAACTTTGAAACATACAGAACAGCCATTCAGGATCATTGAATTGGAGCCAGAATCTTGTTGAGGACATTTGTTGCTTGAATTTGTACACCTTATCGTGGATGTATAGTTTAACAGCATGGTTTTATCCCGCTCCAGCGACTGACAAAGTGGCCCTGCTGATCGGCAACCTGTCTTACCAGAACCACCCACAGCTCAAAGCTCCCATGGTGGACGTGTACGATCTCACCAACCTCTTGCGGCAGCTGAACTTCCAGGTGGTTTCACTGCTGGACCTCACAGAGTCAGAGATGAGAAACGCTGTCGACgagttcctgctgctgcttcacaagGGAGTCTATGGTATGTTGGGATTATTGTAAATATGATAGTAAACCCAGAGAGAGTCACATCCTATAACAGGAATTACATAAATTGTGTTTTAGGTCTATAAGAGTGACTGAaacacatcctccctctttaGGTCTGCTGTACTACGCTGGTCATGGATATGAGAACTACGGCAACAGTTTCATGGTGCCAGTAGACGCACCAAACCCGTATCGGTCAGCCAACTGTTTATGTGTGCAGAGCATCCTTAAACTGATGCAGGAGAAGGAGACGGGCCTCAATGTTTTCCTGCTGGACATGTGCAGGAAGAGGTGAGTCTTCCTGTCCTTAAAGTTTATTGCACTTATCTGGGATTGAACTCTTACTGAAATTATATCGGGAAAATGTTTCATGGTTTCTGGTCTCTCAGATATGAGGATTTTCTGTGTCTTCTTTTAATTATCTTAATAATTGTAAGTTCTTTCTAATAATTTTTTAGAGCAGATGCGTCAGGAaggtgtcactttgggctctgtgTTAACTGTGACAATGTTTGTCACCACTTTCTGAAGTTTTACACACCAAACAATAAATCATTTACTGAAGAAAATAATCAGGATCAAAGAATCCCCAAAAGAGCATGTACAGGGCGCCAATGGCaagaaaaaactcccctttcacaagaagaaacctcaaacagaacccggctcagaggtgggcggccatgttggatgtAGTTGAATGGGtggtatttttacagtgtaaggatctgaatacttctacCACTGAATAAAGGCCCCTTGCTGCAGTCAATCGAAGGATGTTGATGGTACACCAGGGCACACCTTcgattttatttttacatagatacattgtttttgtctgtaattCCACAACAGGAATCTTCTGTCCAGCATAGAGCTGTAAGGGATTTATCGCCTCAGACATTTCACAGACTTATTCATTTTCCAGGAATATTCATGATGACAGCACTCCAAACATTGTCCTGAGGGTTACGGCCAACATTGTCTTTGGATACGCCACGTGAGTTTAAAACATCTATTCCCATTCAAGACTAAATGTTCACTGTTTTtttaagaatgtaaaatgttataTTCCTCTTTTGCCTGTTCAGGTGCCAAGATGCCGAGGCCTTTGAGCTGAGCTCCAGTGGCTTCACCAACGGTGTCTTTGTCAAGTTTTTGAAGAAGCGACTGTTAGACAACGAGAAGATCACTGTGGTGCTGGACAGAGTCGCTGAAGGtgagagaggaacagaaacatACAATATAACAACACATAAAGTAGCCCTGCAAGAAATAGTGATAGTTACATCAGAATAGTCATATGGGTAAGATTATTCACTGTAGTCTTgattttttgtaaaatgatgaATTGTCCATCAATAAGTGCTATTAAAATGCAActcaggcagcacttaaaatgAATTTCTAGAGGCCACTGACAATGTTTagtatgaaatgtgtttgttttacagttgCTGTGTTTCTACAGGAAATGTTTCAGTTTCCTTTTCAGTAGAAGGGAAATAAAATTAATTAGCTGTAGCTTATTTTGCATTATTCATGTCAAAATTGTATCACCTTGCTTGTGAGGTGATGTTTTAAACGTTTTAAATGCAGGGTTAATGAAGGAAAATGATTTGAGGTTGCTGTAAGATACACTTAGTATTAAACAACATTTAGGATACAGACAGGATACGTCTTTAACATTACCTCAAAGTGGTTAAATTAATTGTATTTGCTCGTAATAAAACGCTCCCGTTTCCCTGTTTCAGCTCATGTGATGGATATTTCGTGGGGTGTTAAAGTTTATACTGGCTGCTGTTGAAATGCTATCAtgtgatttatgtttttttgtgtccagACATGGGTCAGTTTGATGCTACGAGGGGGAAGCAGGCTCTGGAGATCCGCAGCAGTCTGTCCGAGAGGAGAGCTCTCACCGACCCTATTCTGCCTGACGACAGCGCTGACCTAGCTCACGCTCACAGCCGCCAGTGGGCAAAAGCTCACGGTGAGTTTGAAGCGCAaactgtctgtttctcttttaaatatttgtttttcacatgttATCGCTGCACTGGAAAACTCCACTTTGCTCAGGCCTACACGCTCAGTCAAATGTTGACTCTGGTTATTGTTGATTGAGCACACAGTCTTCACTCATAATATACACACCTGCACACGTGGTGGCTTCCTGGGACAACGTCACTGTTGTTGGAAATAAGCTTGAAAGAGTGAGAAACACCCAAAGACTTTATCACCTCATCCTCTTCCATTAGCTAATAAATATTTGCTTATGTAAAACAGAATCCACCAGGTCTTGTAGTGATTATTCCAACATGGTAGCCCACCAGACTATCAGTGGATTGTTCCCTATAACAGTGGTTCCCAATCTTTTAGGTTtatgaccctttaaaacaaagtAATGTCAACTTGTGACTCCCAGTGAGTCAACACATACACTTCTTATGATAATTCAGTGAATTAAACCTTCTATGAGGAGTTTTTAACTGGTTATGAAACAGTCTCAATGTAATATTTATGCCTTCATATGACCTACATAAGAAAATTGGACTGTCTGTGAGAAGATTGGATGTATtggacttttctgttttgtaattCTAAACGCCTGCCACCGGGTCCAGTTGTGATGCAATGATTCACCTCAATTTGTCCTAGCTCTCTTCTACGTCCTCATAGGGTGGTCGCCATGCCTGCAGCAAACCCACGCCTCATTTTGTCatgtatatttctatttttctatggCTCCTAAGGTGCTCAAATGCAGTCTTTATTCTGGGAAACATTAGCGTTTTTGTCCACAGAATTTTGTAACACTAGAATTTCCCTCCAGGGGGGGtttcaataaagtatttctatttatctatcacAGGCACTGCCAAAATGAAAGTTCAGTGTAGCTGCTTTAATTCTTACTAAAAGGATGTTAGTggacatttttgtgtttctttttaacatttaaagtaaATGGGCCGATTTTAAagaatgttaaaatgacaatacATGAGAGCTTGGGAGTGGAGCATGAAATCCAGGTGCTTTGTGTGTCATACCAGAGCTTCCTGAGAGTATGTGTCTCAACTTTGACTGCGGCGCTCGGATCAAGTTGGGCTTCGCTGCAGAGTTCTCCAACGTCCTCGTCATTTACACCCACATCGTCAAGAAGCCAGAGGACATGGCCTTCTGCCAGGCTCACGTCACAGACTTCTCACAGGTCAGTATGTTGTCATGAGCACCAGTCAATAAGGAAGAACAAAGAAATTCTCATCTTTCTCACCAATCTAACAGGAACATTGTACGATTGGAAAATGAATTTGATTAGAGATCATTCTCCTGTTCAGATTTAAAGAACCAACAGACAATgtcatcaaaattaaaatacacAGAATGCTGTGAATGCACCGAGAATTATCACgagactgtttgtttgtttgtgcgtcCTGTTCACACTGAACTGCTTCTTCTGCACTGCAGGACCTTGATGTGGATCCCAAAGAGATGAACAGAGAGACTCCAGAGGAGACAGGGATCTACTTTCTGTCCAGCAGCCTGCCGCAGCACTGCCTTTACACCAGAGTAAGCTCACTGCAGAAGCTCAAGGTAAAATTCTCAACGGGACTTTCTCACAAGAAGTTTTGGCTCATAATTCTGCGTTAAACATTGTGGTGTTGTCTTGGCACACTGAACTGCCATCTCCATCACATACACCGAGCTCGACTTCACCATCACAGACTGTATGGGTTGTAGCTGCAGGAgttagctgtctgtctgtccactagtttattgttttattgaatgttgctgctgtaacacagtGAATTTCCCTGCCGTGGgattaataaaggaatattttatcCCATCTTATCGAAGACTGCTTGTAGTGACACCTTAAAGGTATTGAGTACCAATACTCAGCCCTTGTATCAATGAATGAGAATGAAcagctgttgagacatttcactgaaagCGAAGAATGGAAACGTCatgatggcgctagaggaaaagtcaggagtTCACCACAGTCTGTTGGATTCATTAGTCTGACAGAGAGACTCATTCCTGCAGTGGCTAAAAAAGTACAAAGTTAGATGGCAATAATCTGCTTCACTCAACATAGAATATCTATTATGTGGTGATCATGTGTCCTAGAAAGTATTTGGTTTAGTTCAAGACAAGCGATTCTGTGCCATAGAGACAAAAGGGATCTCATTGTGTCTCTTaatgtttttccttctcctttaacccacatgcacacaacaggagGAGCTGGTCTTCACCTTGTGCCTCCAGGGCACCTTCACCGCTATGGACGACGATCCCGTCCACTGGACCAAAAGCATCAACATTGGCAAGCCGCTCATCGCCCGTCTGGACCTGCACCGGGCCATGCGGAGAAATAGCTGCCTGCAGACGTGCCGGATGCCCCACAGCCCGTCCCACAGCCCCTGTCACAGCCCCTGTCACAGCCCGGGGCCTGACCACCGCCTCCACCTCCATCACGGCCTCCACCAGGCTCAGGACTACAGCCGCCTGTCGCCACAGCACCACTACCTGGACACCTACGAGCATCTTCAGGGTGCAGTGGGAGGCTGTGGGGATTCCTGCTATGACAACCTCAGCCAGTCTCGCTATGAACCAGAGTACGGCTCAGCTGGGGGGCTTTCAAGCTCACCGGGCAGGTTCAGCATCCCTATAGAGGCCAGTGACGACATCACCGAGCTACAGACTGTGTTCATCAACAGTCTGCAGCTTCAGCAGCAATAAAAATGGCTTTAAATGTCTAATGTTGTATCTGGAAtactgctgctcttcctgttaCATGTTGTAacttaattagatttttttagaaCATTATATTCTTCAAGCTATGAGCATTATTTGCCTCAACATGCTGTACACTGACTTTTGTAATTGagttttaaagagttttttaaatacatttttagaggAATGAAAGTGTGAAAGTGTATTTCAGTAAACGGGCTCCAGTCAAGTTTTGTGGAGGTGTAGATTAACAAATGATTCTCTGACTTTTACCAAGCAGATAAGCAAGGATACTGGATGATAACTGACAACATTAGACATAGTCCCTGAGTAACATTATCACAATATCATTGTTTTTCAGAGCCGGAATCTCTGATTCTTGTATCTCTGATCAGGCTTTGTTTAGAAGAATAAGCCAAATGtccaaaaactaaattaaacttACGATTAAGAGGATGAAGGATGAAGCAGTCTGCACGCAAGGTCTTGCCTGCAAAAATGGCTTTATAAGCATTTGTTCATTGATGAGTctaaaaggaaggaaggaggaaagtgAGGCTGAAGgagctccctctgctgctcagttAGAATAGTTCAAGTTCTTAACTGTCTCATGCAAAACATTCGGAGTGAGGCAGTCGCTGAAAGgtcctgttgtgttttcaaggtttggaAAAGGCTTGAATTCAAATATACTGCTGGAAAAGTGCTACACAATCACTCATGTATTCCTCAGCAAGTATTGAATAATCAAAACATATAATAAAGGTTATTatgaacagctggtaaaataaacaaagttaTGAGTACATTGATTGCTGTAGGTATTAAGGAATA comes from Pempheris klunzingeri isolate RE-2024b chromosome 7, fPemKlu1.hap1, whole genome shotgun sequence and encodes:
- the malt1 gene encoding mucosa-associated lymphoid tissue lymphoma translocation protein 1 isoform X1; this translates as MSESLDRSTKISLLKEPVVKKLCEVLDRSSNKGWRKLGEIVGNDKRFKVSSDDMEMCSLKVLELEGSPSRVLLRLMGERGCTAGYLVDYLQTLGNSEALQCLKPSALQILIQPQSVALISGHNLRLSCHAVGKFPVQYQWFKSKEEVPNGVSPDLVISPVHPRDAGFYICRVNCGETFEFSQWAQVDVLSVAVPCGQSYHSLDGRLKLVIQPQSQRLHVGENLQLECGAVGRPIPRYQWHRNGVPIPKATKRKLVIPHVMQDQHGRYRCEISSSTERMWTNEVDIVIAPRISVQISGAMECSEDDVYAIGGGSCEFFLNSIPDQLYATDKVALLIGNLSYQNHPQLKAPMVDVYDLTNLLRQLNFQVVSLLDLTESEMRNAVDEFLLLLHKGVYGLLYYAGHGYENYGNSFMVPVDAPNPYRSANCLCVQSILKLMQEKETGLNVFLLDMCRKRNIHDDSTPNIVLRVTANIVFGYATCQDAEAFELSSSGFTNGVFVKFLKKRLLDNEKITVVLDRVAEDMGQFDATRGKQALEIRSSLSERRALTDPILPDDSADLAHAHSRQWAKAHELPESMCLNFDCGARIKLGFAAEFSNVLVIYTHIVKKPEDMAFCQAHVTDFSQDLDVDPKEMNRETPEETGIYFLSSSLPQHCLYTRVSSLQKLKEELVFTLCLQGTFTAMDDDPVHWTKSINIGKPLIARLDLHRAMRRNSCLQTCRMPHSPSHSPCHSPCHSPGPDHRLHLHHGLHQAQDYSRLSPQHHYLDTYEHLQGAVGGCGDSCYDNLSQSRYEPEYGSAGGLSSSPGRFSIPIEASDDITELQTVFINSLQLQQQ
- the malt1 gene encoding mucosa-associated lymphoid tissue lymphoma translocation protein 1 isoform X2, coding for MSESLDRSTKISLLKEPVVKKLCEVLDRSSNKGWRKLGEIVGNDKRFKVSSDDMEMCSLKVLELEGSPSRVLLRLMGERGCTAGYLVDYLQTLGNSEALQCLKPSALQILIQPQSVALISGHNLRLSCHAVGKFPVQYQWFKSKEEVPNGVSPDLVISPVHPRDAGFYICRVNCGETFEFSQWAQVDVLSVAVPCGQSYHSLDGRLKLVIQPQSQRLHVGENLQLECGAVGRPIPRYQWHRNGVPIPKATKRKLVIPHVMQDQHGRYRCEISSSTERMWTNEVDIVIDDVYAIGGGSCEFFLNSIPDQLYATDKVALLIGNLSYQNHPQLKAPMVDVYDLTNLLRQLNFQVVSLLDLTESEMRNAVDEFLLLLHKGVYGLLYYAGHGYENYGNSFMVPVDAPNPYRSANCLCVQSILKLMQEKETGLNVFLLDMCRKRNIHDDSTPNIVLRVTANIVFGYATCQDAEAFELSSSGFTNGVFVKFLKKRLLDNEKITVVLDRVAEDMGQFDATRGKQALEIRSSLSERRALTDPILPDDSADLAHAHSRQWAKAHELPESMCLNFDCGARIKLGFAAEFSNVLVIYTHIVKKPEDMAFCQAHVTDFSQDLDVDPKEMNRETPEETGIYFLSSSLPQHCLYTRVSSLQKLKEELVFTLCLQGTFTAMDDDPVHWTKSINIGKPLIARLDLHRAMRRNSCLQTCRMPHSPSHSPCHSPCHSPGPDHRLHLHHGLHQAQDYSRLSPQHHYLDTYEHLQGAVGGCGDSCYDNLSQSRYEPEYGSAGGLSSSPGRFSIPIEASDDITELQTVFINSLQLQQQ